In Actinomyces radicidentis, one genomic interval encodes:
- a CDS encoding M13 family metallopeptidase encodes MTDTSSTASSGSSAPAGAVLAGVYETDAADASVRPQDDLFRHVNGAWLRDAVIPADRPGFGSFVLLRDAAEAACREILEEAAAGWSASGAAGTPTTPSEKIGALYASFVDEEAVEALGYSPLEPELVPLLAASTKEELARAIGAGVPAGFTGPFGVDVEVDLNDPDRYTTWFGQDGLGLPDESYYREESQADLRDAYVAHLARVLALAGLDERLGTAAEDLAARVMALETLIAKGHWDRVACRDIEKMNNPMTWGELTASGEGFPWEAWREGIASAAEATGTGLRGLLDESIVEQPDYVGHAAGVWADAELEDLRAWALWHTVHGRATLLSGDFVAANFDFYSKRLQGVDELRARWKRGVGLIEGTLGEALGELYVARHFPPSYKAEMERLVADLIEAYRRSISSLSWMGPATRERALEKLSQFTPKIGYPDTWRDYSDVVVTPGDVVASVRSVELFELARALRKLGSPVDRAEWHMTPQTVNAYYNPTMNEVVFPAAILQPPFFDPEADAAVNYAGIGAVIGHEIGHGFDDQGSTFDGRGKVTDWWTEEDREAFTARTAALIAQYDAFQPTALVERAEREGTDLSEVPHVNGALTIGENIGDLGGLGIALKAYALALHREGVESFADAPVVDGLTALERFFYSWARIWRGKNREDYAELLLTIDPHSPGEFRCNGIVRNVDAFHEAFGTTPQDGLWLAPEERVTIW; translated from the coding sequence ATGACAGACACCTCCTCCACCGCGTCCTCCGGGTCCTCGGCGCCCGCGGGCGCCGTCCTCGCCGGCGTCTACGAGACCGACGCCGCCGACGCCTCCGTCCGCCCCCAGGACGACCTCTTCCGCCACGTCAACGGCGCGTGGCTGCGCGACGCCGTCATCCCCGCCGACCGCCCCGGCTTCGGCTCCTTCGTCCTGCTGAGGGACGCCGCCGAGGCCGCCTGCCGCGAGATCCTCGAGGAGGCCGCGGCCGGCTGGTCCGCCTCCGGCGCCGCCGGGACTCCGACGACGCCGTCGGAGAAGATCGGCGCCCTGTACGCCTCCTTCGTCGACGAGGAGGCCGTCGAGGCCCTCGGGTACTCGCCGCTCGAGCCGGAGCTCGTCCCGCTGCTCGCCGCCTCGACGAAGGAGGAGCTCGCCCGCGCGATCGGCGCCGGCGTGCCCGCCGGCTTCACCGGCCCCTTCGGCGTCGACGTCGAGGTGGACCTCAACGACCCCGACCGCTACACGACGTGGTTCGGCCAGGACGGCCTCGGTCTGCCCGACGAGTCCTACTACCGCGAGGAGTCCCAGGCGGACCTGCGCGATGCCTACGTCGCGCACCTCGCCCGGGTGCTCGCCCTCGCCGGCCTCGACGAGCGCCTCGGCACCGCTGCGGAGGACCTCGCCGCGCGCGTCATGGCCCTGGAGACCCTCATCGCGAAGGGCCACTGGGACCGCGTCGCCTGCCGCGACATCGAGAAGATGAACAACCCGATGACCTGGGGCGAGCTCACCGCGTCGGGCGAGGGCTTCCCGTGGGAGGCGTGGCGCGAGGGCATCGCCTCGGCCGCCGAGGCCACGGGCACGGGCCTGCGCGGGCTCCTGGACGAGTCGATCGTCGAGCAGCCCGACTACGTCGGCCACGCAGCGGGCGTCTGGGCCGACGCCGAGCTCGAGGACCTGCGCGCCTGGGCGCTGTGGCACACGGTGCACGGCCGCGCGACGCTCCTGTCCGGCGACTTCGTGGCCGCGAACTTCGACTTCTACTCCAAGCGCCTCCAGGGCGTCGACGAGCTGCGCGCCCGCTGGAAGCGCGGCGTCGGCCTCATCGAGGGCACACTCGGCGAGGCCCTCGGCGAGCTCTACGTGGCCCGTCACTTCCCGCCGTCGTACAAGGCCGAGATGGAGAGGCTCGTCGCCGACCTCATCGAGGCCTACCGTCGCTCGATCTCCTCGCTGAGCTGGATGGGCCCGGCCACGCGCGAACGCGCCCTGGAGAAGCTGTCCCAGTTCACCCCGAAGATCGGTTACCCGGACACGTGGCGCGACTACTCCGACGTCGTCGTCACCCCCGGGGACGTGGTCGCCTCGGTGCGCAGCGTCGAGCTCTTCGAGCTGGCCCGCGCTCTGCGCAAGCTCGGCTCCCCGGTGGACCGGGCCGAGTGGCACATGACGCCGCAGACGGTCAACGCCTACTACAACCCGACGATGAACGAGGTCGTCTTCCCGGCCGCGATCCTGCAGCCGCCCTTCTTCGACCCGGAGGCGGACGCGGCCGTCAACTACGCGGGCATCGGCGCCGTCATCGGCCACGAGATCGGCCACGGATTCGACGACCAGGGCTCGACCTTCGACGGGCGCGGCAAGGTGACGGACTGGTGGACCGAGGAGGACCGCGAGGCCTTCACAGCGCGCACGGCCGCGCTCATCGCCCAGTACGACGCCTTCCAGCCGACGGCGCTCGTGGAGCGCGCCGAGCGCGAGGGCACCGACCTGTCCGAGGTCCCGCACGTCAACGGCGCCCTTACCATCGGCGAGAACATCGGCGACCTGGGCGGCCTCGGGATCGCGCTCAAGGCCTACGCCCTGGCGCTGCACCGCGAGGGCGTCGAGTCCTTCGCGGACGCCCCGGTCGTCGACGGCCTGACGGCGCTGGAGCGCTTCTTCTACTCCTGGGCGCGGATCTGGCGCGGGAAGAACCGCGAGGACTACGCCGAGCTGCTGCTGACGATCGACCCGCACTCGCCGGGCGAGTTCCGCTGCAACGGGATCGTGCGCAACGTGGACGCCTTCCACGAGGCCTTCGGGACGACGCCCCAGGACGGTCTGTGGCTCGCCCCCGAGGAGCGCGTGACGATCTGGTGA
- a CDS encoding Fpg/Nei family DNA glycosylase — protein MPEGHTVHRLAAALAELYGGERMHAASPQGRFADGAARLDGQVLLGAQAHGKHLFVPFAPEPDVPLEDEAVTWLRVHLGLYGSWTFDGDSAFTAPHSIGAPRRRVGERGEHALSHGGGSALSGLAGGDGGDGGDGAAPAPTPGEWEPPEPRGAVRLRLASEHGVADLTGPAACELLDADGVAAVRRRLGPDPLRGDGDREVFVAAVRRRRKAVGELLMDQSVLAGVGNIYRAETLFRTGISPFRAGNRVSEERLRAVWDDLVPLMEYGVATGFITTVDLDDVPEPLPEGDEEAGRWYTYHRTDRPCLRCGTPIREKEVAGRRLFWCPSCQAR, from the coding sequence ATGCCCGAAGGCCACACCGTCCACCGACTCGCCGCCGCCCTCGCCGAGCTCTACGGGGGCGAGAGGATGCACGCCGCCTCCCCGCAGGGGCGCTTCGCCGACGGCGCCGCCCGCCTGGACGGCCAGGTCCTCCTCGGCGCCCAGGCCCACGGCAAGCACCTCTTCGTGCCCTTCGCCCCCGAGCCGGACGTCCCCCTCGAGGACGAGGCCGTCACCTGGCTGCGCGTCCACCTGGGCCTGTACGGCTCGTGGACCTTCGACGGCGACTCCGCCTTCACCGCGCCCCACTCGATCGGCGCGCCCCGGCGGCGCGTCGGCGAGCGGGGCGAGCACGCCCTGTCCCACGGCGGGGGCTCCGCCCTGTCCGGACTCGCCGGCGGCGACGGCGGCGACGGCGGCGACGGTGCGGCCCCCGCCCCGACACCGGGGGAGTGGGAGCCGCCCGAGCCCCGGGGCGCGGTCCGCCTCCGGCTCGCGAGCGAGCACGGCGTCGCCGACCTCACCGGGCCCGCCGCCTGCGAGCTCCTCGACGCCGACGGCGTCGCCGCCGTGCGCCGCCGCCTCGGCCCGGACCCGCTGCGCGGGGACGGGGACCGCGAGGTCTTCGTGGCCGCCGTGCGACGCCGCCGCAAGGCCGTCGGCGAGCTCCTCATGGACCAGTCCGTCCTCGCCGGCGTCGGCAACATCTACCGGGCCGAGACGCTCTTCCGCACCGGGATCAGCCCCTTCCGTGCCGGCAACCGGGTGAGCGAGGAGCGTCTGCGCGCCGTCTGGGACGACCTCGTGCCCCTCATGGAGTACGGCGTCGCCACCGGCTTCATCACCACCGTCGACCTCGACGACGTCCCCGAGCCGCTGCCCGAGGGCGACGAGGAGGCCGGCCGCTGGTACACGTACCACCGCACCGACCGCCCCTGCCTGCGCTGCGGCACCCCGATCCGCGAGAAGGAGGTCGCCGGACGGCGCCTCTTCTGGTGCCCCTCGTGCCAGGCGCGGTGA
- a CDS encoding PTS transporter subunit EIIC — MTPQGRGADAAALLTQEDLVSDKKKSGGAFAVAQRLGRSLMLPIATLPAAGLLNRLGAADMLGADGLAKHASWLQPVADVMAAAGGAVFNNLALIFAVGVAVGFAKKSDGSTGVAGLFGYLVFQGVLAALAPRWGAGGATPEENTINYGVLGGIIIGITAAMLWQRYYRIKLPDWLAFFGGRRFVPIITSLAAIVIAVVLALVYPAFNWLINEQLGGWLMNAGTQGGVSAVVAAFVFGTVNRLLIPFGLHHLLNSIPWFQLGSCTGADGSTQHGDITCFFNGVDGTNAWTGSFMTGFFPIMMFALPAAALAIWHTARPEKRKATGALMVSVALTAFITGITEPLEYAFAYVAFPLYAVHAVLTGTSLALVNALGIKDGFAFSAGAIDYLLNFGKSSELSGGALQGPILLVVIGLLYAVVYYFLFRFLIVKLGFSTPGREADDVDSFKEAQAAAEKSTGKAADKERQR, encoded by the coding sequence ATGACACCACAGGGCCGTGGCGCCGACGCCGCGGCCCTCCTGACCCAGGAGGACCTCGTGTCTGACAAGAAGAAGTCGGGCGGCGCCTTCGCCGTCGCCCAGCGGCTGGGACGCTCCCTCATGCTCCCGATCGCGACGCTGCCGGCCGCAGGTCTGCTCAACCGCCTCGGCGCCGCCGACATGCTCGGCGCCGACGGGCTGGCCAAGCACGCCTCCTGGCTCCAGCCGGTCGCCGACGTCATGGCCGCGGCCGGAGGCGCGGTCTTCAACAACCTCGCCCTCATCTTCGCGGTCGGCGTCGCCGTCGGCTTCGCCAAGAAGTCCGACGGGTCCACGGGCGTCGCTGGCCTCTTCGGCTACCTCGTCTTCCAGGGCGTCCTCGCCGCCCTCGCCCCGCGCTGGGGCGCCGGCGGCGCGACCCCGGAGGAGAACACCATCAACTACGGGGTCCTCGGCGGCATCATCATCGGCATCACCGCCGCCATGCTCTGGCAGCGCTACTACCGCATCAAGCTGCCCGACTGGCTCGCCTTCTTCGGCGGCCGCCGCTTCGTCCCGATCATCACCTCGCTCGCCGCCATCGTCATCGCCGTCGTCCTGGCGCTCGTCTACCCCGCCTTCAACTGGCTCATCAACGAGCAGCTGGGCGGCTGGCTCATGAACGCGGGCACCCAGGGCGGCGTCAGCGCCGTCGTCGCCGCCTTCGTCTTCGGCACGGTCAACCGCCTCCTCATCCCCTTCGGTCTGCACCACCTCCTCAACTCCATCCCGTGGTTCCAGCTCGGCTCCTGCACCGGCGCCGACGGCTCCACCCAGCACGGCGACATCACCTGCTTCTTCAACGGCGTCGACGGCACCAACGCCTGGACCGGCTCCTTCATGACCGGCTTCTTCCCGATCATGATGTTCGCTCTCCCCGCCGCGGCCCTCGCCATCTGGCACACCGCCCGCCCCGAGAAGCGCAAGGCCACTGGAGCCCTCATGGTCTCGGTCGCCCTCACCGCCTTCATCACCGGCATCACCGAGCCCCTCGAGTACGCCTTCGCCTACGTCGCCTTCCCGCTGTACGCCGTCCACGCGGTCCTCACGGGCACCTCGCTGGCCCTCGTCAACGCCCTCGGCATCAAGGACGGCTTCGCCTTCTCCGCAGGCGCCATCGACTACCTGCTCAACTTCGGCAAGTCCTCCGAGCTCTCCGGCGGCGCGCTGCAGGGGCCGATCCTCCTGGTCGTCATCGGCCTCCTGTACGCCGTCGTCTACTACTTCCTGTTCCGCTTCCTCATCGTGAAGCTCGGGTTCAGCACCCCGGGACGCGAGGCCGACGACGTCGACTCCTTCAAGGAGGCCCAGGCGGCGGCCGAGAAGTCGACCGGCAAGGCGGCCGACAAGGAGCGACAGCGCTGA
- the cysE gene encoding serine O-acetyltransferase, whose product MPQKKNRSFLDLAREDLATARKRDPAARSSAEVALLYPGVHALWAYRAAHKLWSNGHTFAARALSQAARSATGIEIHPAAKIGDRLFIDHGMGVVIGETAEVGDDVLIFHGVTLGGVSMNPGKRHPTIGNNVQIGTGAKVLGPVTVEDGAKIGANAVLVKNLPADHVGVGVPARVRDPRVDPELMLDPTIYI is encoded by the coding sequence ATGCCCCAGAAGAAGAACCGGTCCTTCCTCGACCTCGCCCGCGAGGACCTCGCCACCGCCCGCAAGCGGGACCCCGCGGCGCGGTCGAGCGCCGAGGTCGCGCTCCTCTACCCGGGCGTGCACGCCTTGTGGGCCTACCGCGCCGCCCACAAGCTCTGGAGCAACGGGCACACCTTCGCGGCGCGAGCCCTGTCCCAGGCCGCCCGGAGCGCCACCGGCATCGAGATCCACCCGGCGGCGAAGATCGGGGACCGGCTCTTCATCGACCACGGCATGGGCGTCGTCATCGGGGAGACGGCGGAGGTCGGCGACGACGTCCTCATCTTCCACGGCGTCACCCTCGGAGGCGTGTCGATGAACCCCGGCAAGCGCCACCCCACCATCGGCAACAACGTCCAGATCGGGACGGGCGCGAAGGTGCTCGGCCCGGTGACGGTGGAGGACGGCGCGAAGATCGGCGCGAACGCCGTGCTGGTGAAGAACCTGCCGGCCGACCACGTGGGCGTGGGCGTCCCGGCGCGCGTGCGCGACCCGCGCGTCGACCCCGAGCTCATGCTCGACCCGACCATCTACATCTGA
- a CDS encoding alpha/beta fold hydrolase, protein MSTAPRLVSGPWSAATAGLLTRDHRVAVPFDRSGAGDRFPDGSAVGSETITVYAREVVRLCDADGAPEDGPAPDRPWLVFLQGGPGCESPRPSADGGAGWLGAVLEHYRVLLLDQRGTGASTPVDRADLGGDAAGTARLLIHLRADEIVEDCEDLRRALGVDRWSLLGQSFGGFCVTRYLSAHAGSLETVYLTGGLPAVGHSVDEAYALTYEAMRLKSEDFYSRYPADRDRVAALMEAAARGEVRTAAGDVVGPTRLRGLGSTLGASGGIDALHHLLERDPASWAFRYDLGAMLPFGGRNPLYAVIHESCWADGGATPWAAERVRPTAFDNDPTLLTGEHVTRDSFAEDSTLRPWREVAEILAEHEWPRLYDEAALRVANVPGAAAVYARDVYVPMTTSLETASLMPRLRTWVTSEYEHNGSSASGGAVFRRLRHLAAGALIR, encoded by the coding sequence ATGAGCACCGCGCCCCGTCTCGTCTCCGGCCCCTGGTCCGCCGCCACCGCCGGCCTCCTCACCCGCGACCACCGGGTCGCCGTCCCCTTCGACCGCTCCGGCGCCGGCGACCGCTTCCCGGACGGGAGCGCCGTGGGCTCTGAGACCATCACCGTGTACGCGCGCGAGGTGGTCCGTCTCTGCGACGCCGACGGCGCCCCCGAGGACGGCCCCGCCCCGGACCGCCCGTGGCTCGTCTTCCTCCAGGGCGGCCCCGGCTGCGAGTCCCCGCGCCCCTCCGCCGACGGCGGCGCCGGCTGGCTCGGCGCCGTCCTCGAGCACTACCGCGTCCTCCTCCTCGACCAGCGCGGCACGGGGGCCTCCACGCCGGTCGACCGCGCCGACCTCGGAGGCGACGCCGCCGGCACGGCCCGCCTGCTCATCCACCTGCGCGCCGACGAGATCGTCGAGGACTGCGAGGACCTGCGCCGCGCCCTCGGCGTCGACCGCTGGAGCCTGCTCGGCCAGTCCTTCGGCGGCTTCTGCGTCACCCGCTACCTGTCCGCCCACGCCGGCTCCCTCGAGACCGTCTACCTCACCGGCGGGCTGCCCGCCGTCGGCCACTCGGTCGACGAGGCCTACGCCCTCACTTACGAGGCGATGCGCCTCAAGAGCGAGGACTTCTACTCGCGCTACCCGGCCGACCGCGACCGGGTGGCCGCGCTCATGGAGGCCGCGGCCCGCGGCGAGGTCCGCACCGCCGCCGGCGACGTCGTCGGCCCCACCCGCCTGCGCGGCCTCGGCTCGACGCTCGGAGCGAGCGGCGGGATCGACGCCCTCCACCACCTCCTCGAGCGGGACCCGGCCTCGTGGGCCTTCCGCTACGACCTCGGAGCGATGCTGCCCTTCGGCGGCCGCAACCCGCTCTACGCCGTCATCCACGAGTCCTGCTGGGCCGACGGCGGCGCCACCCCCTGGGCCGCCGAGCGAGTCAGGCCGACCGCCTTCGACAACGACCCGACGCTGCTCACCGGCGAGCACGTCACCCGCGACTCCTTCGCCGAGGACTCGACGCTGCGCCCGTGGCGGGAGGTCGCGGAGATCCTCGCCGAGCACGAGTGGCCTCGGCTCTACGACGAGGCCGCGCTGCGGGTTGCGAACGTACCCGGGGCGGCCGCGGTGTACGCCCGGGACGTCTACGTCCCGATGACGACGAGCCTGGAGACCGCCTCGCTCATGCCGCGGCTGCGGACCTGGGTGACGAGCGAGTACGAGCACAACGGCTCGAGCGCCAGCGGGGGAGCAGTCTTCCGCCGCCTCCGCCACCTCGCCGCCGGCGCCCTCATCCGCTGA
- a CDS encoding ribose-5-phosphate isomerase, translated as MRIHIASDHAGYELKSALIEHLSAEGHEVVDHGALTYDPQDDYPSYCIEAAEAVVADPGSLGVVIGGSGNGEQIAANAVDGVRAALAWNEDTARLARQHNDANVVAVGARMHTIEEAVHLVDLYVAEPFSEDARHQRRIDQVAEYERRAHHGA; from the coding sequence ATGCGCATCCACATCGCCTCCGACCATGCCGGCTACGAGCTCAAGAGCGCCCTCATCGAGCACCTCAGCGCTGAGGGGCACGAGGTCGTCGACCACGGCGCACTGACCTACGACCCCCAGGACGACTACCCGTCCTACTGCATCGAGGCCGCCGAGGCCGTCGTCGCCGACCCGGGCAGCCTCGGCGTCGTCATCGGCGGCTCCGGCAACGGCGAGCAGATCGCCGCCAACGCCGTCGACGGCGTCCGCGCCGCCCTCGCCTGGAACGAGGACACCGCCCGCCTGGCGCGTCAGCACAACGACGCCAACGTCGTCGCCGTCGGCGCCCGCATGCACACGATCGAGGAGGCCGTCCACCTCGTCGACCTCTACGTCGCCGAGCCCTTCAGCGAGGACGCCCGCCACCAGCGCCGCATCGACCAGGTCGCCGAATACGAGCGCCGCGCCCACCACGGCGCCTGA
- the pepN gene encoding aminopeptidase N — protein MPGQNLTRVEAATRADLVSAESYDVALDLTTGEETFRSTTTARFTATPGATTFIDLIAPAVHRITLNGAELDPSEVFVDSRIVLADLEESNELTVVADCAYMHTGEGLHRFTDPADGETYLYSQFEVPDSRRVYTVFEQPDLKASFTFTVTASEGWTVFSNSPTPEPTAEDGKRVFAFAPTERISSYLTAIVAGPYKGATDEYRAKDGRVIPLGTYCRASLLEHMDSEEILDITKKGFAYYEELFGTNYAFSKYDQIFVPEFNAGAMENVGCVTHRDDYIFRSRPVEARVERRVVTILHELAHMWFGDMVTMKWWNDLWLNESFAEYTSTLATAETSRFTDAWTTFQTLEKNWAYNQDQLSSTHPIAADINDLHDVEVNFDGITYAKGASVLTALVAYVGRENFFTGIASYLAAHAYANATLADLLAELEKASGRDLSAWTRVWLQEAGVTVLSTEIETDSEGVITSAAVIQTVPEGSPASLRPHRAAIGSYSLADGAITRTGRVELDIDGERTEVPELVGTRRADVIVLNDDDLTYAKVRLDQASLSTGLEHVAEFADSLPRSIVLASAWDMVRDGELAASRFLDAALAALEVETHSSVIQGLLAKITSIVTFYLTPAARAAALPGTADSLLSLARAAEPESDKQLQLARAVAANAVTDAQTDAVRGWLTGDAALEGLAVDADMRWELLTGLVAAGVAGEEEIASEEQHDRTTTGRERAAQARASVPTAEAKAATWRALVEDADMPNETQVKVLRGFIEARRAPELLAPYVAEYVRSADAIWESRTFHMAENLLVSLWSTATVGLPDLDPAGALEGWLASHEDAPAAFRRIVIENLDDTRRVATVQAREARETQKA, from the coding sequence ATGCCCGGTCAGAACCTGACCCGCGTGGAGGCGGCGACCCGCGCCGACCTCGTGTCCGCCGAGAGCTACGACGTCGCCCTCGACCTCACCACCGGCGAGGAGACCTTCCGGTCGACGACAACAGCCCGCTTCACCGCCACCCCCGGCGCCACGACCTTCATCGACCTCATCGCGCCCGCGGTCCACCGCATCACCCTCAACGGCGCCGAACTCGACCCCTCCGAGGTCTTCGTCGACTCCCGCATCGTCCTGGCGGACCTCGAGGAGTCCAACGAGCTGACCGTCGTCGCCGACTGCGCCTACATGCACACCGGCGAGGGCCTCCACCGCTTCACCGATCCCGCCGACGGCGAGACCTACCTCTACTCCCAGTTCGAGGTGCCCGACTCCCGCCGCGTCTACACGGTCTTCGAGCAGCCCGACCTCAAGGCCTCCTTCACCTTCACCGTCACCGCCTCCGAGGGCTGGACCGTCTTCTCCAACTCCCCCACCCCGGAGCCCACCGCTGAGGACGGCAAGCGGGTCTTCGCCTTCGCCCCCACCGAGCGGATCTCCTCCTACCTCACCGCGATCGTCGCCGGCCCCTACAAGGGCGCCACCGACGAGTACCGCGCCAAGGACGGCCGCGTCATCCCGCTGGGCACCTACTGCCGCGCCTCCCTCCTGGAGCACATGGACTCCGAGGAGATCCTCGACATCACCAAGAAGGGCTTCGCCTACTACGAGGAGCTCTTCGGCACGAACTACGCCTTCAGCAAGTACGACCAGATCTTCGTGCCCGAGTTCAACGCGGGCGCCATGGAGAACGTCGGCTGCGTGACCCACCGCGACGACTACATCTTCCGCTCGCGCCCCGTCGAGGCCCGCGTCGAGCGCCGCGTCGTCACCATCCTCCACGAGCTCGCCCACATGTGGTTCGGCGACATGGTCACCATGAAGTGGTGGAACGACCTGTGGCTCAACGAGTCCTTCGCCGAGTACACCTCCACCCTGGCGACCGCGGAGACCTCCCGCTTCACCGACGCCTGGACCACCTTCCAGACGCTGGAGAAGAACTGGGCCTACAACCAGGACCAGCTCTCCTCCACCCACCCGATCGCCGCGGACATCAACGACCTGCACGACGTCGAGGTCAACTTCGACGGCATCACGTACGCCAAGGGCGCCTCCGTCCTCACCGCGCTCGTCGCCTACGTGGGCCGCGAGAACTTCTTCACGGGCATCGCCTCGTACCTGGCCGCCCACGCCTACGCCAACGCCACGCTCGCGGACCTGCTCGCCGAGCTCGAGAAGGCCTCCGGGCGCGACCTGTCGGCGTGGACGCGCGTCTGGCTCCAGGAGGCCGGCGTCACCGTCCTGTCCACCGAGATCGAGACGGACTCCGAGGGCGTCATCACCTCCGCCGCCGTCATCCAGACGGTCCCGGAGGGCTCCCCCGCCTCCCTGCGCCCGCACCGCGCCGCCATCGGTTCCTACTCGCTGGCCGACGGCGCCATCACGCGCACCGGTCGGGTCGAGCTCGACATCGACGGCGAGCGCACCGAGGTCCCCGAGCTCGTGGGCACCCGGCGCGCCGACGTCATCGTCCTCAACGACGACGACCTCACCTACGCCAAGGTCCGCCTCGACCAGGCCTCGCTGAGCACGGGCCTCGAGCACGTCGCCGAGTTCGCCGACTCCCTGCCGCGCTCCATCGTCCTGGCCTCCGCCTGGGACATGGTCCGCGACGGCGAGCTCGCCGCCTCTCGCTTCCTCGACGCGGCGCTGGCCGCCCTCGAGGTCGAGACGCACTCCTCCGTCATCCAGGGCCTGCTCGCCAAGATCACGAGCATCGTCACCTTCTACCTGACGCCGGCCGCCCGTGCGGCCGCGCTGCCGGGCACGGCGGACTCGCTGCTCTCCCTCGCGCGCGCCGCCGAGCCGGAGAGCGACAAGCAGCTCCAGCTGGCCCGCGCCGTGGCCGCCAACGCCGTCACCGACGCGCAGACCGACGCCGTGCGCGGCTGGCTCACCGGCGACGCCGCCCTCGAGGGCCTCGCCGTCGACGCCGACATGCGCTGGGAGCTCCTCACCGGTCTCGTCGCCGCCGGCGTCGCCGGGGAGGAGGAGATCGCCTCCGAGGAGCAGCACGACCGCACCACCACGGGCCGCGAGCGCGCCGCCCAGGCCCGCGCCTCCGTCCCGACCGCCGAGGCGAAGGCCGCCACCTGGCGCGCGCTCGTCGAGGACGCCGACATGCCCAACGAGACCCAGGTCAAGGTCCTGCGCGGCTTCATCGAGGCCCGCCGCGCCCCCGAGCTGCTCGCGCCCTACGTCGCGGAGTACGTCCGCAGCGCGGACGCCATCTGGGAGTCCCGCACCTTCCACATGGCCGAGAACCTCCTCGTCTCCCTGTGGTCCACGGCGACCGTCGGCCTGCCCGACCTCGACCCGGCCGGCGCCCTCGAGGGCTGGCTCGCCTCCCACGAGGACGCCCCGGCCGCCTTCCGCCGCATCGTCATCGAGAACCTCGACGACACTCGCCGCGTCGCCACGGTCCAGGCCCGCGAGGCCCGCGAGACGCAGAAGGCCTGA
- a CDS encoding DUF488 family protein, with translation MSAVRDATHTTGIDGAAARFLTVGHSNLELEDFLAMLTEAGVTDVVDVRRLPGSRKYPWFDQDPLRESLAGAGIGYHYLVVLTGRRPRQKDVDPALNAFWENQSFHNYADYALGAEFADGLAELRTGFGARPAVMCSEAVWWRCHRRLIADRLLAAGEDVRHLMGPGKEARATLTRGAVVGQGGRVTYPAADRAACRGPPGAVGPWHRPPGRSADGRRTGAGVVGSLRA, from the coding sequence GTGAGCGCAGTGCGCGACGCGACGCACACGACCGGGATCGACGGGGCGGCCGCGCGCTTCCTCACGGTCGGGCACTCGAACCTCGAGCTCGAGGACTTCCTCGCGATGCTCACCGAGGCGGGCGTCACCGACGTCGTCGACGTGCGCCGCCTGCCCGGCTCGCGCAAGTACCCCTGGTTCGACCAGGACCCCCTGCGCGAGTCGCTCGCCGGAGCCGGGATCGGCTACCACTACCTCGTGGTGCTCACAGGGCGCCGGCCCCGCCAGAAGGACGTCGACCCGGCGCTCAACGCCTTCTGGGAGAACCAGTCCTTCCACAACTACGCCGACTACGCGCTCGGCGCGGAGTTCGCCGACGGGCTCGCCGAGCTGCGCACCGGCTTCGGGGCGCGCCCGGCGGTCATGTGCTCCGAGGCCGTGTGGTGGCGCTGCCACCGCCGCCTCATCGCCGACCGCCTGCTGGCCGCCGGCGAGGACGTCCGCCACCTCATGGGGCCGGGCAAGGAGGCTCGCGCGACCCTCACCCGCGGCGCCGTCGTCGGGCAGGGCGGGAGGGTCACCTACCCGGCCGCCGACCGAGCCGCGTGCCGCGGTCCGCCCGGAGCCGTCGGCCCGTGGCACCGCCCGCCCGGCCGATCCGCTGATGGCCGCCGGACCGGGGCGGGCGTCGTCGGTAGCCTTCGGGCATGA